A genomic stretch from Narcine bancroftii isolate sNarBan1 chromosome 9, sNarBan1.hap1, whole genome shotgun sequence includes:
- the LOC138742709 gene encoding cysteinyl leukotriene receptor 1-like isoform X2, whose protein sequence is MLTNAAPPATSANTWHLNSSTCPSDDYKNIFYPVVYSFVCVIGLTSNMVALFVFCRIAKRKNQSTVYLMNLAIADFLFGLSLPLRVVYYLRKGDWPFGDFLCRISSYIFYVSMYCSILFLTCLSVSRYLSLVHFGKHQKGFTFRRCIIACISVWLFVLVAAAPFLLTGSQLFNGKVKCFESMNATSGIRIMKMNYFALIVGFLLPFTTILTCYLLMIKHLVRLSRKSKRIKRDVAMTILVLGVFLICFLPYHVQRTVHLHFLVHHRDNCHLENVLRKSVVATLCLAVANSCFDPLLYIFVGPGFKTFIKMKLKKKEVDPIYSSSTSMLAVSLAFIQHSREMEMSTYTPAHPSHNSSTEVKKEHDGACWGKQRT, encoded by the coding sequence ATGCTGACCAATGCCGCTCCTCCTGCAACCTCTGCCAACACATGGCACCTGAACTCAAGTACCTGCCCAAGCGATGACTATAAAAACATATTCTACCCCGTGGTGTACAGCTTTGTGTGTGTCATTGGTCTGACCTCAAACATGGTGGCCCTCTTTGTCTTCTGCCGCATCGCCAAGAGGAAGAATCAGAGCACCGTCTATCTCATGAACCTTGCCATCGCTGACTTCCTCTTTGGCCTCAGTTTACCCTTACGTGTGGTCTATTACCTGAGAAAAGGAGATTGGCCCTTTGGGGATTTTCTCTGTCGGATCTCCAGCTACATTTTTTATGTTAGTATGTACTGCAGCATTTTGTTTCTGACCTGCCTCAGCGTATCCCGATACCTGTCTCTGGTGCACTTCGGAAAACATCAGAAGGGATTCACATTCCGCCGGTGCATAATAGCATGCATCAGTGTGTGGCTATTTGTCCTGGTTGCTGCGGCTCCTTTCCTCTTAACTGGAAGTCAGTTGTTCAACGGCAAAGTCAAGTGTTTCGAGTCTATGAATGCGACGTCTGGCATTCGCATTATGAAAATGAACTACTTTGCCCTCATCGTTGGTTTCCTCCTCCCATTCACTACCATTCTCACCTGTTACTTACTGATGATAAAACATTTAGTGAGATTGAGTCGCAAATCAAAACGGATCAAGAGGGATGTGGCCATGACCATTTTGGTTCTGGGGGTATTTTTAATCTGCTTCCTTCCCTATCATGTGCAGAGGACCGTGCATTTGCACTTTCTGGTCCACCACCGCGACAACTGCCATCTGGAAAACGTCCTCCGCAAATCTGTCGTGGCAACGCTGTGCCTGGCAGTGGCCAATAGCTGCTTTGATCCCCTGCTATACATCTTTGTGGGGCCGGGATTCAAAACTTTTATTAAAATGAAGCTGAAGAAGAAAGAGGTTGATCCCATCTACTCCTCATCCACCAGCATGCTTGCCGTCAGCTTGGCCTTCATACAGCACAGCAGGGAGATGGAGATGTCAACTTATACACCAGCACACCCTTCACACAACAGTAGCACAGAAGTCAAGAAAGAGCATGATGGGGCATGTTGGGGCAAACAGAGAACTTGA
- the LOC138742709 gene encoding cysteinyl leukotriene receptor 1-like isoform X1 produces the protein MIQKMLTNAAPPATSANTWHLNSSTCPSDDYKNIFYPVVYSFVCVIGLTSNMVALFVFCRIAKRKNQSTVYLMNLAIADFLFGLSLPLRVVYYLRKGDWPFGDFLCRISSYIFYVSMYCSILFLTCLSVSRYLSLVHFGKHQKGFTFRRCIIACISVWLFVLVAAAPFLLTGSQLFNGKVKCFESMNATSGIRIMKMNYFALIVGFLLPFTTILTCYLLMIKHLVRLSRKSKRIKRDVAMTILVLGVFLICFLPYHVQRTVHLHFLVHHRDNCHLENVLRKSVVATLCLAVANSCFDPLLYIFVGPGFKTFIKMKLKKKEVDPIYSSSTSMLAVSLAFIQHSREMEMSTYTPAHPSHNSSTEVKKEHDGACWGKQRT, from the exons ATG ATTCAGAAGATGCTGACCAATGCCGCTCCTCCTGCAACCTCTGCCAACACATGGCACCTGAACTCAAGTACCTGCCCAAGCGATGACTATAAAAACATATTCTACCCCGTGGTGTACAGCTTTGTGTGTGTCATTGGTCTGACCTCAAACATGGTGGCCCTCTTTGTCTTCTGCCGCATCGCCAAGAGGAAGAATCAGAGCACCGTCTATCTCATGAACCTTGCCATCGCTGACTTCCTCTTTGGCCTCAGTTTACCCTTACGTGTGGTCTATTACCTGAGAAAAGGAGATTGGCCCTTTGGGGATTTTCTCTGTCGGATCTCCAGCTACATTTTTTATGTTAGTATGTACTGCAGCATTTTGTTTCTGACCTGCCTCAGCGTATCCCGATACCTGTCTCTGGTGCACTTCGGAAAACATCAGAAGGGATTCACATTCCGCCGGTGCATAATAGCATGCATCAGTGTGTGGCTATTTGTCCTGGTTGCTGCGGCTCCTTTCCTCTTAACTGGAAGTCAGTTGTTCAACGGCAAAGTCAAGTGTTTCGAGTCTATGAATGCGACGTCTGGCATTCGCATTATGAAAATGAACTACTTTGCCCTCATCGTTGGTTTCCTCCTCCCATTCACTACCATTCTCACCTGTTACTTACTGATGATAAAACATTTAGTGAGATTGAGTCGCAAATCAAAACGGATCAAGAGGGATGTGGCCATGACCATTTTGGTTCTGGGGGTATTTTTAATCTGCTTCCTTCCCTATCATGTGCAGAGGACCGTGCATTTGCACTTTCTGGTCCACCACCGCGACAACTGCCATCTGGAAAACGTCCTCCGCAAATCTGTCGTGGCAACGCTGTGCCTGGCAGTGGCCAATAGCTGCTTTGATCCCCTGCTATACATCTTTGTGGGGCCGGGATTCAAAACTTTTATTAAAATGAAGCTGAAGAAGAAAGAGGTTGATCCCATCTACTCCTCATCCACCAGCATGCTTGCCGTCAGCTTGGCCTTCATACAGCACAGCAGGGAGATGGAGATGTCAACTTATACACCAGCACACCCTTCACACAACAGTAGCACAGAAGTCAAGAAAGAGCATGATGGGGCATGTTGGGGCAAACAGAGAACTTGA